The Streptomyces sp. NBC_00659 genomic interval CGCGGGCGGCGCCGCCTACTCGCCCGCCCTGACCGACTTCGTGTTCATGGTCCGGGGCACCTCCCAGATGTTCATCACAGGCCCGGACGTGGTCAGGGCGGTCACCGGCGAAGAGGTCAGCCAGGACGGTCTCGGCGGCGCGGACGTCCACGCGGAACTGTCCGGCGTGGCCCACTTCGTCTACGACGACGAGCCGAGCTGCCTGGCCGAGGTCCGCTACCTGATCTCGTTGCTCCCTTCCAACAACAACGAACTGCCGCCCGCCGCCCCGGAGTCCGACCCGACGGACCGGCGCAGCGAAGCCCTGCTGACGCTCGTACCGGCCGAGGGCAAGCTCCCGTACGACATGCGTCACGTGATCGAGGAACTCGTCGACCACGGGGATTTCCTGGAGGTCCACGAGCGCTGGGCGCCCAACATCCAGTGCGGGCTGGCCCGGCTCGGAGGGCAGGTAGTGGGCATCGTCGCCAACCAGCCGATCGCCCTGGCCGGTGTCCTGGACATCCACGCGAGCGAGAAGGCCGCCCGCTTCGTCCGGATGTGCGACGCCTTCAACATCTCGCTGCTGACACTGGTCGACGTACCCGGCTTCCTGCCCGGCGTGGGCCAGGAGCACGGCGGGGTCATCCGGCACGGCGCCAAACTGCTGTACGCCTACTGCGAGGCCACGGTCCCCCGGGTCCAAGTGATCCTGCGCAAGGCCTACGGGGGCGCGTACATCGTCATGGACTCCCGCTCCATCGGCTGCGATCTCTCCTACGCCTGGCCCACCAACGAGATCGCCGTGATGGGCGCCGAAGGCGCCGCCAACGTCATCTTCCGGCGGCAGATCGCCGAGGCCGACGATCCGCAGGCCACGCGCGCCGCGATGGTCAAGGACTACAAGGCCGAGCTGATGCACCCCTACTACGCGGCCGAACGCGGCCTCGTCGACGACGTGATCGACCCCGCCAGAACCCGGGCGACGCTCATCCGCGCCTTCCGGATGCTGCGGACCAAGAATTCCGAGCAGCCGTCCCGCAAGCACGCCAACACACCCCTGTGACCGGCCACTTCCACAGTCCCGGAGCGTTCTGATGCCCATCACCTTCACTACCGAACCGGCCGAGCGGCTCTCTATCGCGGAGCGCGCCCGAGTGCTTGAGGCACCCGCGTTCGGCGACGTGTTCAGCGACCATATGATCAGCGTCGACTGG includes:
- a CDS encoding acyl-CoA carboxylase subunit beta, whose protein sequence is MSAPEKTAPPKAPTLDSHGRVAELYATKELARRGPSERATAAQRAKGKLTARERIDLLLDPDSFNEVEQLRRHRSVGFGMEDRRPHTDGVITGWGMVEGRTVFVYAHDFRIFGGALGEAHASKIHKIMDMAIAAGAPLVSLNDGAGARIQEGVSALAGYGGIFQRNVRASGVIPQISVMLGPCAGGAAYSPALTDFVFMVRGTSQMFITGPDVVRAVTGEEVSQDGLGGADVHAELSGVAHFVYDDEPSCLAEVRYLISLLPSNNNELPPAAPESDPTDRRSEALLTLVPAEGKLPYDMRHVIEELVDHGDFLEVHERWAPNIQCGLARLGGQVVGIVANQPIALAGVLDIHASEKAARFVRMCDAFNISLLTLVDVPGFLPGVGQEHGGVIRHGAKLLYAYCEATVPRVQVILRKAYGGAYIVMDSRSIGCDLSYAWPTNEIAVMGAEGAANVIFRRQIAEADDPQATRAAMVKDYKAELMHPYYAAERGLVDDVIDPARTRATLIRAFRMLRTKNSEQPSRKHANTPL